A single region of the Corallococcus caeni genome encodes:
- a CDS encoding peptidase C39 family protein, giving the protein MTQSRTAVLALIITLALAPSVATAGQSASTRWAASRGDFLTWQLSGVGRAADGSLQLLPGQSWSGTDPYGPGGYYGGTYYNGGSFFQGEATSPIVSSAFGFREAIASWEATTPTGTWVETLVRVQVGGAWTKWFSLGVWASDASTVQRHSADSQADTVARVSIDTLIVTAKKSAATAWQVRTRLFSANGVATPVLHASALTTSTSPETRPTVPAGNPARWNQVLAVPRCSQMVYPDGGEVWCSPTSTAMVLQYWTADTRGCEANVRAAVAGVHDWYYGGHGNWPFNTAYAAGQGLQAHVARFTSFAQLEPWLSAGVPVILSVAWGKGELTGAPIPSTAGHLIVLAGFDAVGNPVVNDPAAASDTAVRRTYYRSELEPLWLSRSGGTAYLVYPRDWPVPAL; this is encoded by the coding sequence ATGACGCAGTCCAGGACGGCCGTACTCGCGCTGATCATCACCCTCGCGCTCGCCCCTTCAGTGGCCACGGCGGGCCAGAGCGCCTCCACCCGCTGGGCGGCGAGCCGGGGTGACTTCCTCACCTGGCAGCTCAGCGGCGTGGGTCGCGCGGCGGATGGCTCGCTCCAGCTGCTTCCGGGGCAGTCCTGGTCCGGCACCGACCCCTACGGGCCGGGCGGCTACTACGGCGGCACCTATTACAACGGCGGCTCCTTCTTCCAGGGCGAGGCCACGAGCCCCATCGTCTCCAGCGCGTTCGGCTTCCGTGAAGCCATCGCCTCCTGGGAGGCCACCACGCCCACGGGCACCTGGGTGGAGACGCTCGTGCGCGTGCAGGTGGGCGGCGCCTGGACGAAGTGGTTCAGCCTGGGTGTCTGGGCTTCGGACGCCTCCACGGTGCAGCGCCACTCGGCGGACTCGCAGGCAGACACCGTGGCGAGGGTCTCCATCGACACGCTCATCGTCACCGCGAAGAAGAGCGCCGCGACCGCGTGGCAGGTGAGGACGCGGCTGTTCAGCGCGAACGGCGTGGCCACGCCCGTGCTGCACGCCAGCGCGCTCACCACCTCCACCTCGCCGGAGACGCGGCCCACCGTGCCCGCGGGCAACCCGGCCCGCTGGAACCAGGTGCTCGCGGTGCCGCGGTGCTCGCAGATGGTCTACCCGGACGGCGGCGAGGTCTGGTGCAGCCCCACGTCCACGGCGATGGTGCTCCAGTACTGGACGGCGGACACGCGGGGCTGCGAGGCGAATGTGCGCGCGGCCGTCGCGGGGGTGCATGACTGGTATTACGGCGGTCACGGCAACTGGCCCTTCAACACCGCGTACGCGGCGGGCCAGGGCCTCCAGGCGCACGTGGCGCGCTTCACGAGCTTCGCGCAATTGGAGCCGTGGCTCTCCGCGGGAGTGCCCGTCATCCTCAGCGTCGCATGGGGCAAGGGTGAACTGACCGGCGCGCCCATCCCCTCCACCGCGGGCCACCTCATCGTGCTCGCGGGCTTCGACGCGGTGGGCAACCCCGTGGTGAACGACCCGGCGGCCGCCAGTGACACCGCCGTGCGGCGCACCTACTACCGTTCGGAGCTGGAGCCGTTGTGGCTCTCGCGCTCCGGGGGCACCGCCTACCTCGTCTACCCCCGGGACTGGCCGGTGCCCGCGCTGTAG
- a CDS encoding ETX/MTX2 family pore-forming toxin translates to MPEISKLPAPGPTPPNQPSNTVRLFQDASWSSSSYLLNVNDYTKDKRHSISGTSIQDKATWIAFNLPVGTVVTMMDNFVAPADGNVYNLKGCGRVVDLVGTGKTEAVALSLVNMNDCISAWFWHTPDLNLGGVELYQDADFKGNRTVLFLSEWNARQIHSLSGWYIHDSASSARWPSLYDAQTVSLFANADGSGVSYENIKAWGSFSQLSNFKEAGFNDALSSFSWNNLIPKQEVIAPVIVTVPNSGGKTLSTQTTATNNSPEVQTQTITLTNTTEQTTSVTVTNQYTAGMELGYSLSAKAGIGVGEVTQEWTLKLSFSYSRTDSSTLTKTQTTALSISQVFNVPPYSIAQATLWVQMGLLPPNTTYRTTAERWYDADLKGSTYDPANGWWRRTEFITLQMGGTLAVNSNLVVETSSIPQGADALAASA, encoded by the coding sequence ATGCCAGAGATTTCGAAGCTTCCCGCTCCGGGGCCCACGCCTCCCAACCAGCCGTCCAACACCGTCAGGCTCTTCCAGGACGCGAGCTGGTCGAGTTCGTCCTACCTGCTCAACGTCAATGACTACACGAAGGACAAGCGCCACTCCATCTCCGGGACGAGCATCCAGGACAAGGCGACCTGGATTGCGTTCAACCTCCCGGTGGGGACCGTGGTGACGATGATGGACAACTTCGTCGCGCCGGCCGACGGCAACGTCTACAACCTCAAGGGCTGCGGCAGGGTGGTCGACCTCGTGGGAACGGGCAAGACCGAGGCCGTGGCCCTCTCGCTGGTCAACATGAATGACTGCATTTCGGCGTGGTTCTGGCACACGCCCGACCTGAACCTCGGAGGCGTCGAGCTCTACCAGGATGCCGACTTCAAGGGGAACCGCACGGTCCTGTTCCTCTCGGAGTGGAACGCGAGACAGATCCACTCGCTGTCGGGCTGGTACATCCACGACAGCGCGAGCTCCGCTCGCTGGCCGTCGCTGTATGACGCACAGACGGTCTCGTTGTTCGCCAATGCTGACGGTTCGGGGGTGAGCTACGAGAACATCAAGGCCTGGGGCAGCTTCTCGCAGCTGAGTAATTTCAAGGAGGCGGGCTTCAACGACGCCCTCTCCAGCTTCTCCTGGAACAACCTCATCCCGAAGCAGGAGGTCATCGCCCCGGTCATCGTCACGGTCCCGAACAGTGGCGGGAAGACCCTGTCGACGCAGACGACCGCGACGAACAACAGCCCCGAGGTGCAAACACAAACCATCACGCTCACCAATACGACCGAGCAGACGACGTCGGTGACGGTCACCAACCAGTACACCGCGGGCATGGAGCTGGGTTATTCGCTCTCGGCCAAGGCGGGTATCGGAGTGGGTGAGGTGACCCAGGAATGGACGCTCAAGCTCAGCTTCAGCTACTCGCGCACTGACAGCTCGACGCTGACCAAGACGCAAACCACGGCGCTCTCGATCTCGCAGGTGTTCAACGTGCCTCCCTACAGCATCGCCCAGGCGACGCTCTGGGTGCAGATGGGGCTGCTCCCCCCGAACACGACCTACAGAACCACGGCCGAGCGTTGGTACGACGCCGACCTCAAGGGAAGCACGTACGACCCCGCGAACGGCTGGTGGAGGCGGACGGAGTTCATCACCCTGCAGATGGGTGGCACCCTGGCCGTGAACTCGAACCTGGTCGTCGAGACGTCGTCGATTCCCCAGGGCGCCGATGCATTGGCAGCCAGCGCCTAG
- a CDS encoding CBM96 family carbohydrate-binding protein: MALATLSGCGAPLTVEEGSPEPGAETVSKERAALTTRTVVLTPTEDAHVEAASPNTSFGASSTLKVSRTPEALTYLRFSGAELPVPGTVTSARLRLFAMNNAAQGVAVHNSPGVHIWDESVTWNTRPDWSDAWLTSSEGPVRSGTWVELDVSGMYIPSRYYSVDLLLSAKGTDSLTFGSSESFEYKPQLVLTVESATDNPPPPPAPLTLSGAPVSFSASGDTFVDAERPDTAQGGATTFKVDSAPMQEAYLRFPVQGLTEAVQRAVLRLYVSSGSDDGPTVYALTGLPWSEASVTWNSRPARTGSPVEDAQGLATGSWVDYDVTDLVRGNGDVTFGLYPTSSDGVTFYSRESADASLRPRLLVWTGAAKAAPTDACLTRTEYVEVPVSALHDTYAAADAPDSKFQHHASLRVDADPRAEAFLRFDVQLRPERIQRVALRLYAIDGTGNGPRLYRASTFDGATTDWNHRPAPLGEPLVDLGAVARDAWVELDVTNTVTASGTYAFALLPDSTNSVGFVSTDAEERQIIGGAPRLVITYESDPFCSYRGTKPSGTTAWVRQDGGARAEAPQHVAPAPDGGFAVVTRLYGTGTPPATSGHTVTLHRADGTVAWTRSFPQAGVRLEKVVVTTVGNVLVAGSYDGAPDLGKGPLPQGSGMVVMKLKPDGTVDWTRGFRAWFGDPSDPEHYYDNPMDVLDLATDAHGSAVVVGTFWGYTDFGNGPVYSGKAFPYDDEYPNSYVLKLQWDGAPLWSRVLAGTSLVGTRANSVAVDASEGVIVGGQAGNNTDFGGGTVAERGGFVARYGVGGDFGWARVMSARYGEVTSVGVLPDQRIAFTGNFNGYLSFAGQQYVSREPEEYEGARDALVGVLTGAGGDVSLRQFAHSGFTDMVVDGAGNIVTTQDGAGNLVGLGDVGWQQDELPRPTLAAFGPGLESRWVRVLGLTSGHEFHLAASPDGVVVAGTLREALEMDGTWYTPQSRRSDVLLFKLRK; the protein is encoded by the coding sequence GTGGCGCTCGCGACCCTGAGCGGGTGCGGCGCGCCACTGACAGTGGAGGAAGGTTCACCTGAACCCGGGGCGGAGACCGTCAGCAAGGAGCGCGCGGCGCTCACGACGCGAACGGTCGTCCTGACGCCCACGGAGGACGCCCATGTGGAGGCCGCGTCCCCGAACACGAGCTTCGGCGCTTCCTCCACCTTGAAGGTCTCACGGACCCCCGAGGCGCTGACGTACCTGCGCTTCTCCGGGGCCGAGCTCCCCGTTCCCGGGACGGTGACGTCCGCGAGGCTGCGCCTGTTCGCGATGAACAACGCGGCCCAGGGTGTCGCCGTGCACAACTCGCCGGGCGTGCACATCTGGGACGAAAGCGTGACGTGGAACACCCGGCCGGACTGGAGCGACGCCTGGCTCACCTCGAGCGAGGGGCCCGTGAGGAGCGGGACCTGGGTGGAGCTCGACGTATCGGGCATGTACATCCCCAGCCGCTACTACAGCGTCGACCTCCTCCTCTCGGCGAAGGGCACGGACAGCCTCACGTTCGGCTCAAGCGAGTCCTTCGAGTACAAGCCGCAGCTCGTCCTCACCGTGGAGTCCGCCACGGACAACCCGCCGCCCCCTCCCGCGCCGCTCACGCTCTCCGGCGCGCCGGTCTCCTTCAGCGCGAGCGGGGACACGTTCGTCGACGCGGAGCGCCCGGACACGGCCCAGGGCGGCGCCACGACGTTCAAGGTGGACAGCGCCCCCATGCAGGAGGCCTATCTGCGCTTCCCGGTGCAGGGGCTGACGGAGGCCGTGCAGCGCGCGGTGCTGCGCCTGTACGTGAGCTCGGGGTCGGATGACGGCCCGACCGTGTACGCGCTGACGGGGCTGCCGTGGAGCGAGGCCAGCGTCACATGGAACTCGCGGCCGGCCCGCACGGGCAGCCCGGTGGAGGACGCGCAGGGGCTCGCGACGGGGAGCTGGGTGGACTACGACGTGACGGACCTGGTGCGTGGCAACGGGGACGTGACGTTCGGGCTGTACCCGACCTCCAGCGACGGCGTGACGTTCTACTCGCGGGAGAGCGCGGATGCGTCGCTGCGTCCCCGGCTGCTCGTCTGGACGGGCGCGGCGAAGGCGGCCCCGACGGACGCGTGCCTGACCCGCACGGAGTACGTCGAGGTCCCCGTCAGCGCGCTGCATGACACCTACGCCGCGGCGGATGCGCCGGACTCGAAGTTCCAGCACCACGCCTCGCTGCGGGTGGACGCGGATCCCCGCGCGGAGGCCTTCCTCCGCTTCGATGTCCAGCTGCGGCCGGAGCGCATCCAGCGGGTGGCGCTACGCCTGTATGCCATTGACGGCACGGGCAACGGGCCCCGGCTCTACCGGGCGTCGACGTTCGACGGGGCGACGACGGACTGGAACCACCGCCCGGCGCCACTGGGCGAGCCGCTGGTGGACCTGGGGGCCGTCGCGCGGGATGCTTGGGTGGAGCTGGACGTGACGAACACCGTGACGGCCTCCGGGACGTACGCGTTCGCGCTGCTGCCGGACAGCACCAACAGCGTGGGCTTCGTCTCCACGGACGCGGAAGAGCGCCAGATCATCGGGGGCGCGCCCCGGCTGGTCATCACGTATGAGAGCGACCCGTTCTGCTCGTACCGGGGCACGAAGCCGTCGGGGACCACGGCCTGGGTGCGTCAGGACGGAGGCGCGCGGGCGGAGGCCCCCCAGCACGTGGCGCCCGCGCCGGATGGCGGGTTCGCGGTCGTCACCCGGCTCTACGGCACGGGGACCCCGCCCGCCACGTCGGGCCACACCGTCACCCTGCACCGGGCGGATGGCACCGTCGCGTGGACGCGCTCCTTCCCGCAGGCGGGGGTGCGGTTGGAGAAGGTGGTGGTGACCACGGTGGGCAACGTGCTGGTCGCCGGCAGCTACGACGGGGCACCGGACCTGGGCAAGGGGCCGCTGCCCCAGGGCTCCGGCATGGTGGTGATGAAGCTCAAGCCTGACGGCACGGTGGACTGGACGCGCGGCTTCCGGGCCTGGTTCGGTGACCCGAGCGACCCGGAGCACTACTACGACAACCCGATGGACGTGCTCGACCTGGCCACGGACGCGCACGGCAGCGCGGTGGTCGTCGGCACGTTCTGGGGCTACACGGACTTCGGCAACGGGCCGGTGTACTCGGGCAAGGCGTTTCCGTACGACGACGAATACCCGAACTCCTACGTGCTGAAGCTCCAGTGGGACGGCGCGCCCCTCTGGTCGCGCGTGCTGGCCGGGACGTCCCTGGTGGGCACGCGGGCGAACAGCGTCGCAGTGGACGCCAGCGAGGGCGTCATCGTGGGCGGACAGGCGGGCAACAACACCGACTTCGGTGGCGGCACCGTCGCGGAGCGCGGAGGCTTCGTCGCCCGGTACGGCGTCGGGGGCGACTTCGGCTGGGCGCGGGTGATGAGCGCGCGCTACGGCGAGGTGACCTCCGTGGGCGTGCTGCCCGACCAACGCATCGCCTTCACCGGGAACTTCAACGGGTACCTGTCGTTCGCAGGCCAGCAGTACGTCAGCCGCGAGCCGGAGGAATACGAAGGTGCCCGGGATGCGCTCGTGGGCGTGCTCACCGGGGCGGGTGGGGACGTGTCCCTCCGTCAGTTCGCGCACTCCGGGTTCACGGACATGGTGGTGGACGGGGCCGGGAACATCGTGACGACCCAGGACGGCGCGGGGAACCTCGTCGGGCTGGGCGACGTCGGTTGGCAGCAGGATGAGCTGCCCCGGCCCACGCTGGCGGCCTTCGGTCCCGGGCTGGAGTCCCGGTGGGTCCGCGTGCTGGGGCTCACGTCCGGGCATGAGTTCCACCTCGCGGCCTCCCCGGACGGCGTCGTGGTGGCGGGCACCCTGAGGGAGGCGCTCGAGATGGACGGCACCTGGTACACGCCGCAGTCCCGGCGCTCCGACGTGCTGCTGTTCAAGCTGCGCAAGTAG
- a CDS encoding FAD-dependent monooxygenase — translation MHADRMTQHAVVIAGGGPTGLMLAAELALARVDVAIVERRASQEVAGSRSRGLHARSLEVLAQRGVVERFTSQGQAVQNVSFGQTPLDLSDFPTRHNHGLALLQERFERILAEWVGELAVPSYRGCEVTGFAQDDTGVDVELSDGRALRAKYLVGCDGGRSLVRKAAGIEFPGWDASVSYLIAEVEMTGAPTFGIRRDEKGTYAMGPMEDGRVGVVLREERVVTGDAPTLETLREGLIALYGTDHGLRGATYLSRFTDMTRQAASYRDRRVLLAGDAAHVHSPMGGQGLNLGVQDAVNLGWKLAQVVRGVSPESLLDTYQAERHPVAARALRKTMAQTALSRGDARMDAVRETLTELLRMDGPRKQYAAMMSGLDIHYDLGNGHPLLGRRMPDLDLVTADGPRRVFHLLHDARPVLLDLGEPGILDVTPWADRVRRVAARYTGEWELPALGGVTAPAAVLVRPDGHVAWVGEGTDQGLREALARWFGPPAAA, via the coding sequence ATGCACGCGGACAGGATGACGCAGCACGCGGTGGTGATTGCCGGAGGGGGCCCGACCGGGCTGATGCTGGCGGCGGAGCTGGCATTGGCGCGGGTGGACGTGGCCATCGTCGAGCGGCGCGCCAGTCAGGAGGTCGCCGGTTCACGCTCGCGCGGCCTGCACGCGCGCAGCCTGGAGGTGCTCGCTCAGCGCGGGGTCGTCGAGCGCTTCACCTCGCAAGGGCAAGCGGTCCAGAACGTCTCGTTCGGGCAGACGCCGCTGGACCTCAGCGACTTCCCGACGCGTCACAACCATGGGCTCGCGCTCTTGCAGGAGCGCTTCGAGCGCATCCTGGCGGAGTGGGTGGGCGAGCTGGCGGTGCCCAGCTACCGTGGATGCGAGGTGACGGGCTTCGCGCAGGACGACACCGGCGTCGACGTGGAGCTGTCCGACGGCCGTGCACTGCGCGCGAAGTACCTCGTCGGGTGCGATGGGGGCCGCAGCCTCGTCCGCAAGGCGGCGGGCATCGAGTTCCCGGGGTGGGACGCGTCGGTCAGCTACCTCATCGCCGAGGTCGAGATGACCGGAGCGCCGACGTTCGGCATCCGCCGGGACGAGAAGGGCACCTACGCCATGGGCCCGATGGAGGACGGCCGCGTGGGCGTCGTGCTCAGGGAGGAGCGCGTCGTCACGGGCGACGCGCCGACCCTCGAGACCCTGCGCGAGGGGCTCATCGCGCTCTACGGGACGGACCATGGCCTGCGCGGCGCCACGTACCTCTCGCGGTTCACCGACATGACGCGGCAGGCGGCGTCCTACCGCGACCGGCGGGTGCTCCTGGCCGGCGACGCGGCCCACGTGCACTCGCCGATGGGCGGACAGGGGCTCAACCTCGGCGTGCAGGATGCCGTGAACCTGGGGTGGAAGCTGGCCCAGGTCGTGCGCGGCGTCTCGCCGGAGAGCCTGCTCGACACGTACCAGGCCGAGCGGCACCCCGTCGCGGCCCGTGCGCTGCGCAAGACCATGGCGCAGACCGCGCTGAGCCGCGGTGACGCGCGAATGGACGCCGTGCGCGAGACGCTGACGGAGTTGCTGCGGATGGACGGGCCCCGCAAGCAGTACGCGGCGATGATGTCGGGGCTGGACATCCACTACGACCTCGGCAACGGACACCCGCTGCTCGGGCGCCGCATGCCGGACCTCGACCTGGTCACCGCCGACGGCCCGCGGCGCGTGTTCCACCTGTTGCACGACGCGCGACCGGTGCTGCTCGACCTGGGCGAGCCCGGCATCCTTGATGTCACCCCCTGGGCGGACCGGGTTCGGAGGGTCGCTGCTCGCTACACGGGGGAGTGGGAGCTCCCGGCCCTCGGAGGGGTCACCGCGCCCGCCGCGGTGCTGGTCCGACCGGACGGACACGTCGCGTGGGTTGGAGAGGGCACGGACCAGGGGCTGCGTGAGGCCCTGGCCCGCTGGTTCGGGCCGCCTGCCGCGGCGTAA
- a CDS encoding Ig-like domain-containing protein, whose translation MHAHLPARILRSLTGALTLLLLTRCVAPSDAPEPTTVRQALACSGGGNIDQHAAQCDGTGKLLSWAPPTAPGSSAAYDYVLELNQNYLLALPNLSNLTNPSVARPAYYAHSYLCSGTAPGCSPAGEPVGWPHNPAGLNAMLIESGLAYSPYKNDPRLRNVALALLDWHLAHGMTAVGDHWSNVPYASGASGTLTYAGTQAGSSVGVGDGVGYLQPEKVGALAWAAVQAFKFNGNTAYRDMAIHAANQLTSHLRTPTASVSPWPYRVRASDNAVRTGANIVDNYASNVVEPLKLFQELIQLGQAGTLNGAPGYSGTQLAQWQSTQATVLAWLLGSNGPIATQNWTQYFEDVGSDATNNLNQLVPGETAKFLMDNPGLDPNWQAHVQNIIAFIETNFGDTLEFGARPIKEQFAFHYKMGSHTARYAAVNARYAELTGDAAAKDKAFRAFNWATYMVRDSGLTIDGPYPNNVWFTDGWGDFIRHFVIGMGAQPDWAPAGQNHLLRSTSVVKSVTYGPGNEVRYTTYDASATEVLRLAFVPSAVTAGGTALSQRTDLAADGWTFDTGNNALRIRHSTSGVIVISGAPPTAPAVTITAPLAGQNFTAPATLSLGATATPTSGRTIASVTFRAGATVLCTVNAPVSNPVTCTATSSLGNGSHTVSAEAVDSLGESGSASVAITVAGPPTVSILSPVSGATLPTGSTTLNASASAGAGRTLTRVEFFQGTTSLCFTTTGTGCTWNATAGTYSNVFARATDNGSPALVTNSAPVSFTVSASAGGVRLVGVDTVGTQNDFDNGGSVNAFQYTAVATGTLGTLKVFAAPGNANAALSIGVYSDASGAPGTLLSSCTTPVVDPLPLVTGQWYGCTAAPQVTLTSGTVYWLALLGANGGGVFRYMDLPTGSMRYSPTGLSALPGPTFGTSTVYTGASSASMYGLSAGSSTAPTVSITQPAANANFTAPANLNLQATATAGPGRTLTKVEFFDNGTTLLCTVNAPTTTSVSCGVSSLQDGAHSVTAKATDDTLQATTSAAVPLTLSNPPTVSLTSPAANATYTAPASVPLAATASAGFSRSIARVDFYADGTSLICSSTTSPYGCTWSNPSQGSHTVRAVAVDNGNPVASTSSATVSINVSSATTAPAAPTGLTATAVSSGQINLAWTDASTNESGFLVERAPDVSGAPGTFAQVGTPGANVTTFSDTGRAASTRYWYRVRATNAAGSSAYTANASATTSAAPTALVGNSTVLTTSDFENAGVAAAFSYAAGATGNVTRLSLYVDAQTTATTLQLGLYANGSGTPGAQLRTCTVTPVTPGAWNSCTITSQAVTSGTTYWLAVLAPTGDIYWRHTSGTGSYKVQPGLTTLPSTWSGTGGYPGSNMSAYAGN comes from the coding sequence ATGCATGCCCATCTCCCGGCGCGGATCCTCCGCTCCCTCACCGGAGCACTCACGCTCCTCCTGCTCACCCGCTGTGTCGCGCCTTCCGACGCCCCCGAGCCCACCACCGTGAGACAGGCGCTCGCGTGCAGCGGCGGAGGCAACATCGACCAGCACGCCGCGCAGTGCGACGGCACGGGGAAGCTGCTGTCCTGGGCGCCGCCCACGGCCCCGGGCAGCTCCGCCGCGTATGACTACGTGCTGGAGCTGAACCAGAACTACCTGCTCGCGCTCCCCAACCTGTCCAACCTCACGAACCCGTCGGTGGCCAGGCCCGCCTATTACGCGCACTCGTATCTGTGCAGCGGCACGGCGCCCGGGTGCTCTCCGGCCGGTGAGCCGGTGGGCTGGCCGCACAACCCCGCCGGCCTGAACGCGATGCTCATCGAGTCCGGCCTCGCGTACTCGCCCTACAAGAATGACCCGCGACTGCGGAACGTCGCGCTGGCGCTGCTGGACTGGCACCTGGCGCACGGCATGACGGCCGTGGGGGACCACTGGTCGAACGTGCCCTACGCGAGCGGCGCCAGCGGCACGCTGACGTACGCCGGCACGCAGGCAGGCTCCTCGGTGGGCGTGGGCGACGGCGTGGGCTACCTCCAGCCGGAGAAGGTGGGCGCGCTCGCGTGGGCCGCCGTCCAGGCCTTCAAGTTCAATGGCAACACGGCCTACCGCGACATGGCCATCCACGCGGCCAACCAGCTCACCAGCCACCTGCGCACCCCGACCGCCAGTGTTTCGCCTTGGCCGTACCGCGTGCGGGCCTCCGACAACGCCGTGCGCACCGGCGCGAACATCGTGGACAACTATGCGTCCAACGTCGTGGAGCCCCTCAAGCTGTTCCAGGAGCTCATCCAGCTGGGCCAGGCGGGGACGCTGAACGGCGCGCCCGGCTACAGCGGCACGCAGCTGGCCCAATGGCAGAGCACCCAGGCCACCGTCCTCGCGTGGCTGCTGGGCAGCAATGGCCCCATCGCGACGCAGAACTGGACCCAGTACTTCGAGGACGTGGGCTCGGACGCCACCAACAACCTGAACCAGCTGGTCCCCGGGGAGACGGCCAAGTTCCTGATGGACAACCCCGGCCTGGACCCCAACTGGCAGGCGCACGTGCAGAACATCATCGCCTTCATCGAGACGAACTTCGGGGACACGCTGGAGTTCGGCGCGCGTCCCATCAAGGAGCAGTTCGCCTTCCACTACAAGATGGGCAGCCACACCGCGCGCTACGCCGCCGTGAACGCGCGCTACGCGGAGCTCACCGGGGACGCGGCGGCGAAGGACAAGGCCTTCCGCGCGTTCAACTGGGCCACGTACATGGTGCGCGACAGCGGGCTCACCATCGACGGGCCGTATCCCAACAACGTCTGGTTCACGGACGGCTGGGGTGACTTCATCCGCCACTTCGTCATCGGCATGGGCGCGCAGCCGGACTGGGCGCCCGCCGGACAGAACCACCTGCTGCGCTCCACCTCCGTCGTGAAGAGCGTCACCTACGGCCCCGGCAACGAGGTCCGCTACACCACCTACGACGCCAGCGCGACGGAGGTGCTGCGCCTCGCCTTCGTCCCCTCGGCGGTGACGGCGGGCGGCACCGCCCTGTCGCAGCGCACGGACCTGGCCGCGGACGGGTGGACCTTCGACACCGGCAACAACGCGCTCCGCATCCGCCACTCGACCAGCGGGGTCATCGTCATCTCCGGGGCGCCTCCCACCGCCCCCGCCGTAACAATCACCGCGCCCTTGGCCGGTCAGAACTTCACCGCGCCCGCGACGCTCAGCCTGGGCGCCACGGCCACGCCCACCTCGGGCCGCACGATTGCCAGCGTCACGTTCCGCGCGGGCGCCACCGTGCTCTGCACCGTGAACGCCCCCGTCTCCAACCCGGTCACCTGCACGGCCACGAGCAGCCTGGGCAATGGCAGCCACACCGTGAGCGCGGAGGCGGTGGACAGCCTGGGCGAGAGCGGCTCCGCGTCGGTGGCCATCACGGTCGCCGGCCCGCCCACGGTCAGCATCCTGAGCCCCGTCTCCGGCGCCACGCTGCCCACGGGGAGCACGACCCTCAATGCTTCGGCCAGCGCGGGCGCGGGGAGGACCCTCACGCGCGTGGAGTTCTTCCAGGGCACCACGTCGCTCTGCTTCACGACGACCGGCACGGGCTGCACGTGGAACGCGACGGCCGGCACGTACTCCAATGTCTTCGCCCGCGCGACGGACAATGGCAGCCCTGCGCTCGTCACCAACTCCGCTCCGGTGAGCTTCACGGTGAGCGCCTCCGCGGGCGGCGTGCGGCTGGTGGGCGTCGACACCGTGGGGACGCAGAACGACTTCGACAATGGCGGCTCGGTGAACGCCTTCCAGTACACCGCCGTCGCGACCGGGACGCTGGGGACGCTCAAGGTCTTCGCGGCGCCGGGCAATGCCAATGCAGCGCTGTCCATTGGCGTCTACAGTGATGCCTCGGGCGCTCCGGGCACCCTGCTCTCCTCCTGCACCACCCCGGTGGTGGATCCGCTGCCGCTGGTGACGGGGCAGTGGTACGGCTGCACCGCCGCACCGCAGGTGACGCTCACGTCGGGCACCGTCTATTGGCTGGCGCTGCTGGGCGCGAACGGGGGCGGCGTGTTCCGCTACATGGACCTGCCCACCGGCTCCATGCGCTACTCGCCGACGGGCCTCTCCGCGCTGCCGGGCCCCACGTTCGGCACCTCCACCGTGTACACGGGCGCATCCAGCGCTTCCATGTATGGCCTCTCCGCGGGCAGCTCCACCGCGCCGACGGTGTCCATCACCCAGCCGGCCGCCAACGCCAACTTCACCGCGCCCGCCAACCTGAACCTCCAGGCCACCGCCACGGCGGGCCCGGGCCGCACGCTCACGAAGGTGGAGTTCTTCGACAACGGCACCACGCTGCTCTGCACGGTGAACGCGCCCACCACGACGTCCGTGAGCTGCGGCGTCAGCTCGCTCCAGGACGGCGCGCACAGCGTGACGGCGAAGGCCACCGACGACACGCTCCAGGCCACCACCTCCGCGGCGGTGCCCCTCACGCTGTCCAACCCGCCCACGGTGAGCCTCACCTCCCCCGCCGCCAATGCCACGTACACCGCGCCGGCCTCCGTGCCGCTGGCAGCGACCGCCAGCGCGGGCTTCAGCCGGAGCATCGCGCGGGTGGACTTCTATGCGGACGGCACGTCGCTCATCTGCTCCAGCACCACCAGCCCCTACGGCTGCACCTGGAGCAATCCCTCACAGGGCAGCCACACGGTGCGTGCCGTGGCCGTGGACAATGGCAACCCCGTCGCCAGCACCAGTTCCGCCACGGTGTCCATCAACGTGAGCAGCGCCACCACCGCGCCCGCGGCGCCCACGGGCCTGACGGCGACGGCGGTGTCGTCGGGGCAGATCAACCTGGCGTGGACCGATGCCTCGACCAACGAGAGCGGCTTCCTGGTGGAGCGGGCGCCGGACGTCTCCGGGGCCCCGGGCACCTTCGCCCAGGTCGGGACGCCGGGCGCCAACGTGACGACGTTCAGTGACACGGGCCGGGCCGCGAGCACCCGCTATTGGTACCGGGTCCGCGCGACCAACGCCGCGGGAAGCTCGGCCTATACGGCCAACGCCAGCGCGACGACCTCCGCCGCGCCCACCGCCCTCGTCGGCAACAGCACCGTGCTGACGACGTCCGACTTCGAGAACGCCGGCGTCGCGGCGGCGTTCAGCTACGCGGCGGGCGCCACCGGCAACGTCACGCGGCTGAGCCTCTACGTGGATGCACAGACGACGGCCACCACGCTCCAGCTCGGCCTGTATGCGAATGGGAGCGGGACGCCCGGCGCGCAGCTGCGCACCTGCACCGTCACGCCCGTGACACCCGGCGCGTGGAACAGCTGCACCATCACGTCACAGGCGGTGACGTCGGGCACGACGTACTGGCTGGCGGTCCTCGCTCCCACCGGCGACATCTACTGGCGCCACACCAGCGGCACCGGCTCCTACAAGGTGCAGCCGGGCCTGACGACGCTGCCCTCCACCTGGTCCGGCACCGGCGGCTACCCGGGCAGCAACATGTCCGCCTACGCCGGCAACTGA